In Chitinophagaceae bacterium, the genomic window TATTAGTAAAATAGTACCTGAGAATTGCTTAATTCCCAAAAGATGAAAACCATAAAAAGTTGCATTAATAATAAGTAAAATAAAAACTTATTTTTTTTATTGAAAAAAATTAAATTTCTTTGTAGTCCCATAAATTTTGATCATGAAGACAGTTTTTTATTTTTCTATTATAATCTCCCTTTTTTTATTTTCAAGTTGTGCCACAATTATTAGTGGTAAGTACCAGGACCTCAATGTAATTCATTAGGAGGGTTCTGAAGTTGAAATAATGGTAGATGGTGAAGAACCTCCCTTAAGAAAAGAAAGAGAAAGCTTAGTAAGAGACGGGCTTCCAAAGCAAATTACTATTGAAAAAGATGGCTACAAGTCAGAATATAAGGCTGTTTACCAATTCCAAAGACCATGGTACCATATTTTTTCCTGGATACCCTTTGGAATACTTTATATACCCATTCTTATAGATCATTCAAATCTGGCATACGATTACCCATATGATATTATACTTGAAGAAAAACTGCTCAAGATTCCTGAAAGAGGTGAGAATGAGAGAGAAGTATTTTTATATGATATTGAAATTTCTGCTTCCAATGATGATAAGGTTGGTGGTTTAATTTTTAGGTCTTATAGAAGGTATTTAAACAAAAGAGCAAGGCCGTTAAGTTATAGTTATTTCCCTGATTTCCGATATACAGATACAGAATTAATTGAAAATTCATTAAATGAAGTTTTAGTTGAGGGAGGCTTTATTGATACCACTGTTACCTCGACAATATTCAGGTTTAGTTACGCGAATAACCTTATTTTATCAGCAGATATTCAGAAGGTTCAACACTCAATGGTTCAAACTCATTTTTCTCTTGTTGATCTGAAGGCAAATTGGGAATTAAAAAATATTTATGGGGAAACGGTTTTTAGTTTCACAACGGAGACTAAATCGGGCGAATTTGTAGTGCCAAGACGTTACTTTGGAATATATACTGAAAGAAATCCTTCTTTTATTTATCCAGCAAATTTTGCAGAAGAAAGAATTAAAGCCACACAGGTATCAGTCTATTTAGCAATGATAGATGCGATGGAGAAGGGTTTAATACAATTTATGGAGAATGATGAAGTTCGCAGTTTGATATCAGATAGAAGCTTTATCAAAAAAGAACAGGAAGCAGAATTCATTATTCTCAAACCTTCAGATTCTTCTCCGGATAGGTTAAGTGAAGCCATTGAAGGTGTTGTTTTGATAAAAACAGAGGAAAGACAGGGTAGTGGGTTTTTTATAAGTGAGGAAGGTTACTTGATTACGAACTACAATCGGATAGCAAATGCCGATGAGATTGAAGTGGTTGTATCAGATGGATCATCTCATGAAGCTCAATTGGTTAGAAAAAGTAAGCTGTACGATCTGGCACTACTAAAAATCAACGCAGAAAGCATTGATTTTAGACCATTAAGCTTCAATAAATCAATTCCGGATATTGGATCAAATATCTTTGTTGTCGGTTCTCCATTGTCTGAAGAGTTGGCGCAGTCAGTTTCAAGAGGTATAGTGTCTGCTTTTAGGGAAAGTCCAGATGGATTACAATATATCCAGACTGATGCCAGTATCAACTCCGGAAATAATGGAGGCCCACTGACCGATGAAAATGGTGGGGTACTTGGAATAGTTTTGGGAAGCATCAGGTCTCTGACTATTGATGGAATAGGTTTTGCCTTACCTACACAACAAATACTGGAAAAATTAAAAATTGAATTTCAAGATGAATTATAGTTTTATTACCACCATCTTAGCATATTTCAGTCTAAATTCAAGAATAACTTTTAGCCTGATTTTTACATCCTTTTTCATTTTTTATATTCAACCTAGTTTAAAAGCCATTGATAATGAAAGTGCCATGGCGAGTATAAAAAATGAGATCATTGAGAATGGTACTGATACTCAATTAAGGAATGTATATTTGAGATCAGTTGAAATAGATCCTAAAGTCTATTATCCTCAGCGTAAAAACTTCCGGAATCAACGTCATTTTGAAAGAACTAATAATCAAGGCGAGCTTACCAATGGATACTTAAGCAATAATGGCTTCAATTATATTAGTAGAGTCCGGGAATTCTTGGATGAACAGTTTTCTTCAAAGGATTACAGTTTTTTACCCAGTACAAGAATTATTCATACCTATCTGACAGCCATTTACGCTAATGTAAAATTAGAGGAATTGATTATTCTTGTCATATCAAGTAATCAGGTGGGTATTCAATTTCAGACCAAATGGGAATTTACAGATTATTATGGGAATGACCTGTTCCAAAAGGAGTTTAATTTCATAACTGACTTTACTCCCACTGACGGTGTAGGATTTGGCGGTAAAACAAACAAAACAATAACTGACTTAGAAAAACTGGTAGATAGTGCCATCAAAGAGAAATTGCAAAATATAGATGATTCAGAAGAATTTAATCAGCTTAGGAAAATAAATGTAGATAGTTTATTGGCTGGCCAAACTGAAACCATATTGATTAAGCACCCAACACACACAGTTGGATCCCTTGAAGGAGGATTGGAATCGACAGTTACCATAAAATCTCAATCGGGACATGGTAGTGGCTTTTTTATAAGCGAAGATGGATACTTAATCAGTAATTATCACGTGGTGAGAGATGATGATACCGTTTCGGTAGTCACCAATTCAGGCGAGGAATATTCTGCTGTAGTTTTACGGAGGAATTTAATTCATGATCTTGCGCTGCTCAAAATAAATGAGGGCCAGTTTGTGCCTTTTGGAATTTCAAAATTTCCACCTGAAATAACTGCTGAGGTATTTGCCATAGGCACACCCGCATCCGAGGAGTTTTCACAAACTTTATCAAGTGGGATTATTTCCGGAATCAGAAGGGTCGACGACATCAATACTTTCATACAGTCGGACGTAAGAATAAATCCGGGAAATAGTGGTGGTCCAATGATTCTCAGAGACGGATCTTTAATTGGAATAGTAAATGCTCGTATTTTTGGCCGTAATGTAAGCGGTATCGGTTTCGCTATACCTGCCTCTAATCTAGATGAAGTCTTGAATATCAGCTTTGAATAGATAAAACAGGTAATGAACTGCTTTTGGGAATTTGTAAGAAAAAAGCCGAATATTGTTTATTTGTATTTCCTTGGCAGTATTACTGAAATCTATATCAGTGTCGTCTATGTTTGGGAAATCAACATCAAATACTCCATTGAAAAGCATAACCTAAAATACAAAACACCGTCTACAAGAAAGATCCTTTTGGCCGCCTGATGATATGGCAGACACTGCTAAACGATCTTGCTTTTATCACAGTTGATGAGCATTTTCATAAACACACAGGTTGTGGCTTAAAAGTAATGTGGTGGAAAAAGGTATATGAGACCTTTTTATTTTAAAAAAACTTTGCTTCAAGATAAAATTTGAATTCAGGTTATTAGAAGAGAGGAAAACAGATCGCTACAACAGTTCTTTGTTTATAAGTTGTTAATGAAGTTTACGAAAAAACTAAAATCTGCCCGTATTGTCTAATTTTGACTATGTTTATTTTCAACGTCAAATAACTAATCTCAAAAAATAATTTGCAAAAAGCTATACGGAAAAGCCGAACACCGTTTTACAAAGTAGGCATAGTAAAAACCATAAACAAATGACAAAATTTGTATTTTTCTTTGCATCAATACTGATGCTGTTTAGTTTAAATTCCTGTAAAACAGGCGCAAATATTACCTCATCAAGTCCAGAACAAGCTGCTCAAATAGTGAATACAATTAAGCTTGATGAAGTTATTGCTGCTCAACAAGCGTGGGTAGACGCTTTGGTTGAGATTGGTAGACTTAAAACTATCGGAGGGGATTATAGAGCCTTTGCAGAGCAAGTATTATCAAGTGCATACCATTATGATAATGGAGAAGTCCTTTTTAAGCCTACTTTAGCGCATGGAGATCAAACGTTTAGAAGCACGAAGACTGGTGCCCTCGCTT contains:
- a CDS encoding serine protease, translating into MNYSFITTILAYFSLNSRITFSLIFTSFFIFYIQPSLKAIDNESAMASIKNEIIENGTDTQLRNVYLRSVEIDPKVYYPQRKNFRNQRHFERTNNQGELTNGYLSNNGFNYISRVREFLDEQFSSKDYSFLPSTRIIHTYLTAIYANVKLEELIILVISSNQVGIQFQTKWEFTDYYGNDLFQKEFNFITDFTPTDGVGFGGKTNKTITDLEKLVDSAIKEKLQNIDDSEEFNQLRKINVDSLLAGQTETILIKHPTHTVGSLEGGLESTVTIKSQSGHGSGFFISEDGYLISNYHVVRDDDTVSVVTNSGEEYSAVVLRRNLIHDLALLKINEGQFVPFGISKFPPEITAEVFAIGTPASEEFSQTLSSGIISGIRRVDDINTFIQSDVRINPGNSGGPMILRDGSLIGIVNARIFGRNVSGIGFAIPASNLDEVLNISFE